In Osmia bicornis bicornis chromosome 1, iOsmBic2.1, whole genome shotgun sequence, the following proteins share a genomic window:
- the LOC114876918 gene encoding PR domain zinc finger protein 5-like isoform X1 — MQDNYVLNITTIRSRVFHLMLLTRNTKMRVKTAPKQRMIQNNEDTDSVPEPNQCFSNDEREETLEDSDDVSCTSNTCKNDSLNKNRSVNPVDIGEEKEEAVNYSQEVLDMSIKHKSETPEGSSTTCSMAGPSSCEYSSSLLKEESDINSDNNNILISNANMVNSYSLTTCSCMDPPSSCKDKSNAYFSDEDQSIKAVNLCKKDCSKEDSLSTVGGSDEKLKDTFLYKIMTDPTFLENIKHKQSKRYTCQFCKQEFVNEDELADHMDVKKDESNQVTCCACKKTFAQKRYLRYHQRCHLERTKYSCDLCTKKYTRLDNLTRHNVFHVNPDKFPCTYCEKTFARKDLLNKHLKSHENRYRYFCEHCCKYFKGPVMLQNHNKIYHKTS; from the exons ATGCAAGACAATTATGTGTTAAATATTACTACGATTAGATCTCGAGTGTTTCATTTAATGCTTTTAACACGTAAC ACAAAAATGAGAGTGAAAACAGCACCCAAACAGCGAATGATTCAAAACAACGAGGATACTGATTCAGTGCCTGAACCGAATCAATGTTTTTCAAACGATGAACGAGAAGAAACATTAGAGGATTCTGATGACGTATCGTGTACGTCAAATACTTGTAAGAATGACAGTTTAAACAAGAATCGATCAGTTAATCCAGTTGATATTggggaagaaaaggaagaggcGGTGAATTATAGCCAGGAAGTACTGGATATGTCGATTAAACATAAG aGCGAAACACCAGAGGGTTCTTCAACTACCTGCTCCATGGCTGGTCCATCGAGTTGTGAATATTCATCTTCACTTTTAAAAGAGGAGAGCGATATTAATTCCGACAATAATAAC ATATTAATATCAAACGCAAACATGGTCAATTCCTATTCATTGACTACTTGTTCTTGCATGGATCCACCAAGTTCCTGCAAAGACAAATCGAACGCATATTTCAGTGACGAGGATCAATCTATCAAAGCAGTGAACTTATGCAAGAAAGATTGTTCCAAAGAAGATTCGTTAAGCACAGTTGGAGGATcggatgaaaaattaaaagacacttttctttataaaatcaTGACAGATCCGACGTTTCTAGAGAACATTAAGCACAAACAATCGAAGAGGTACACGTGCCAATTTTGCAAACAAGAATTTGTAAATGAAGACGAATTAGCTGACCATATGGACGTTAAGAAGGACGAATCAAATCAAGTGACTTGTTGCGCTTGCAAAAAGACTTTTGCACAAAAACGGTACCTGAGGTACCATCAAAGATGTCACTTGGAGAGGACCAAGTACAGCTGTGATCTTTGTACAAAAAAATACACTAGATTAGATAATCTAACTAGGCACAACGTTTTTCACGTGAATCCGGATAAATTCCCTTGTACCTACTGCGAGAAAACTTTTGCAAGAAaggatttattgaataaacatTTAAAGTCCCATGAAAATAGGTACCGTTACTTCTGTGAACAttgttgtaaatattttaagggtCCTGTTATGCTTCAGAATCATAACAAGATATATCATAAAACGTCTTAG
- the LOC114876918 gene encoding PR domain zinc finger protein 5-like isoform X2: MRVKTAPKQRMIQNNEDTDSVPEPNQCFSNDEREETLEDSDDVSCTSNTCKNDSLNKNRSVNPVDIGEEKEEAVNYSQEVLDMSIKHKSETPEGSSTTCSMAGPSSCEYSSSLLKEESDINSDNNNILISNANMVNSYSLTTCSCMDPPSSCKDKSNAYFSDEDQSIKAVNLCKKDCSKEDSLSTVGGSDEKLKDTFLYKIMTDPTFLENIKHKQSKRYTCQFCKQEFVNEDELADHMDVKKDESNQVTCCACKKTFAQKRYLRYHQRCHLERTKYSCDLCTKKYTRLDNLTRHNVFHVNPDKFPCTYCEKTFARKDLLNKHLKSHENRYRYFCEHCCKYFKGPVMLQNHNKIYHKTS; encoded by the exons ATGAGAGTGAAAACAGCACCCAAACAGCGAATGATTCAAAACAACGAGGATACTGATTCAGTGCCTGAACCGAATCAATGTTTTTCAAACGATGAACGAGAAGAAACATTAGAGGATTCTGATGACGTATCGTGTACGTCAAATACTTGTAAGAATGACAGTTTAAACAAGAATCGATCAGTTAATCCAGTTGATATTggggaagaaaaggaagaggcGGTGAATTATAGCCAGGAAGTACTGGATATGTCGATTAAACATAAG aGCGAAACACCAGAGGGTTCTTCAACTACCTGCTCCATGGCTGGTCCATCGAGTTGTGAATATTCATCTTCACTTTTAAAAGAGGAGAGCGATATTAATTCCGACAATAATAAC ATATTAATATCAAACGCAAACATGGTCAATTCCTATTCATTGACTACTTGTTCTTGCATGGATCCACCAAGTTCCTGCAAAGACAAATCGAACGCATATTTCAGTGACGAGGATCAATCTATCAAAGCAGTGAACTTATGCAAGAAAGATTGTTCCAAAGAAGATTCGTTAAGCACAGTTGGAGGATcggatgaaaaattaaaagacacttttctttataaaatcaTGACAGATCCGACGTTTCTAGAGAACATTAAGCACAAACAATCGAAGAGGTACACGTGCCAATTTTGCAAACAAGAATTTGTAAATGAAGACGAATTAGCTGACCATATGGACGTTAAGAAGGACGAATCAAATCAAGTGACTTGTTGCGCTTGCAAAAAGACTTTTGCACAAAAACGGTACCTGAGGTACCATCAAAGATGTCACTTGGAGAGGACCAAGTACAGCTGTGATCTTTGTACAAAAAAATACACTAGATTAGATAATCTAACTAGGCACAACGTTTTTCACGTGAATCCGGATAAATTCCCTTGTACCTACTGCGAGAAAACTTTTGCAAGAAaggatttattgaataaacatTTAAAGTCCCATGAAAATAGGTACCGTTACTTCTGTGAACAttgttgtaaatattttaagggtCCTGTTATGCTTCAGAATCATAACAAGATATATCATAAAACGTCTTAG